The Maniola jurtina chromosome 1, ilManJurt1.1, whole genome shotgun sequence genome has a window encoding:
- the LOC123867112 gene encoding uncharacterized protein LOC123867112, whose protein sequence is MEHNINGTSNDKKCLNKAKSQSSGQAKKVACEPAKHNSFITNQAVRSLDVALGRLKKSKLVNGEYKTSTSHASPSRSRTDDMFIDTIDSLTSPSGNMSDLENTSLISMNFSHYELIRNVSQTNCNSDGAFSNTTSDIFSSLSDITLRNEQLERYFRSAEIWRRNRRDAGSNSIQDGLRDK, encoded by the coding sequence ATGGAGCATAACATCAATGGAACATCAAATGATAAGAAATGTCTCAATAAAGCAAAATCTCAATCCAGTGGGCAAGCTAAGAAAGTCGCATGTGAGCCTGCAAAGCATAATTCGTTTATTACAAACCAAGCAGTCAGATCTCTGGACGTGGCGTTAGGCAGATTGAAGAAAAGCAAACTTGTAAATGGTGAATATAAAACAAGCACATCTCATGCGAGTCCAAGTAGGAGCAGAACAGACGACATGTTCATAGACACTATAGACAGTCTTACAAGTCCCAGTGGTAATATGAGTGATCTTGAAAACACATCTCTAATTTCTATGAACTTTTCACACTACGAGCTCATACGTAATGTTTCACAAACCAACTGTAACTCTGATGGCGCTTTTAGTAATACCACCAGTGATATATTTTCTAGTCTTTCGGACATCACTTTAAGAAACGAACAATTGGAAAGATATTTTCGAAGTGCAGAAATATGGAGGAGAAACCGTAGAGATGCTGGTTCGAACAGTATTCAAGACGGGCTCCGTGATAAATGA